In Nasonia vitripennis strain AsymCx chromosome 2, Nvit_psr_1.1, whole genome shotgun sequence, a genomic segment contains:
- the LOC100123149 gene encoding protein alan shepard isoform X1, translated as MSVRMENVAAPRKLNNYKMMGPNAPRPAYTGANGGAAGGGGGGGGGGGGAGAGGGVGVGPAAGGGVQVGGGGGGATNHGGGGGGGGTGSGGGGGGLKTGGVAGGPRGGNPVQYRASGAAAAAAAAWGAAPSHAAAAAAAAAGYPPFTRYPSGAAAAAAAAAAQMPAVVSAQQIPPNPNPYSATTYAQHASYGGQRVPTASSPANTNSSSSSATGSQSGTMSTNLSNNAMQGQQSEQLSKTNLYIRGLNQNTTDKDLVNMCSQYGTITSTKAILDKNTNKCKGYGFVDFESPVAAEGAVKALVAKGIQAQMAKVGIWLIRRLASVRWLCMQIEQQEQDPTNLYIANLPLSFKENDVEGLLAQYGQVISTRILRDTSGQSKGVGFARMESKEKCEQIIQMFNGKALHGGKDPLLVKFADGGSKKKSLYKSTIWRETGDVSNSQNMTLNYDTSAVGQNGVATAHMLPAATLAQYGRHYSQAMPGYNVPGAPWVTPYLVQTPPHMQQVDMMPSADPSNPQYSMIPQLATQMSTLHLGTGSYISPHPYPFSYPAPSIIHAPMTLGDSEQTSNAASPDDSYQQYQAQQPKFNYAEGYTS; from the exons ATGTCCGTGAGAATGGAGAACGTGGCCGCGCCAAGGAAGCTCAACAATTACAAAATGATG GGTCCAAACGCGCCTCGGCCTGCGTACACGGGCGCTAACGGCGGTGCTGCCGGAGGCGGCGGGGGCGGCGGAGGCGGGGGCGGCGGAGCCGGTGCTGGTGGCGGAGTCGGCGTGGGACCGGCCGCGGGCGGCGGCGTCCAAgtcggcggtggcggcggcggcgcaacTAATCACGGgggtggcggcggcggtggtggtaccggtagcggcggcggcggcggaggccTGAAGACCGGCGGCGTGGCCGGGGGTCCCCGGGGCGGCAACCCCGTGCAGTACAGAGCTAGCGGAgcggccgcggcggcggctgcggccTGGGGAGCGGCGCCGAGTCACGCGGCAGCTgcggctgcagcggcggccgGCTATCCGCCGTTCACGAGGTACCCGAGTGGGGCGGCGGCCGCAGcggccgccgcggcggcgcagATGCCCGCGGTCGTCAGTGCCCAGCAGATACCGCCTAACCCCAACCCCTACAGTGCCACGACCTACGCCCAGCACGCGTCG TATGGAGGACAACGAGTTCCTACCGCCTCGTCACCGGCGAACACAAACAGTAGTTCTAGCAGTGCCACAGGTAGTCAAAGCGGGACGATGAGTACTAACCTTAGCAATAACGCGATGCAGGGCCAACAGTCGGAGCAGTTGTCGAAAACCAACCTCTACATACGTGGCCTCAACCAAAACACAACTGACAAGGATCTTGTTAATATGTGTTCTCA GTACGGAACTATTACTTCGACGAAGGCGATTCTGGACAAGAATACAAATAAATGTAAAG gtTATGGCTTTGTAGACTTTGAATCACCGGTGGCGGCAGAGGGTGCTGTCAAAGCCCTGGTCGCCAAGGGTATCCAAGCGCAGATGGCGAAAGTGGGTATCTGGTTGATCCGTAGACTGGCCAGTGTACGTTGGTTGTGCATGCAA ATTGAA CAACAGGAGCAGGACCCGACCAATCTGTATATTGCCAACTTGCCGCTGTCCTTCAAAGAGAACGATGTCGAAGGACTGCTCGCTCAGTACGGCCAAGTCATCTCCACGCGCATCCTTCGCGATACTTCCGGACAAAGTAAAGGCGTTGGATTTGCAAG GATGGAGTCCAAAGAAAAATGCGAACAAATTATACAGATGTTCAACGGTAAAGCGTTACACGGGGGCAAGGATCCTCTGTTAGTTAAATTTGCCGACGGCGGCAGCAAAAAGAAGTCTCTCTACAAGAGTACAATATGGAGGGAAACGGGTGATGTGAGTAATTCG CAGAATATGACACTGAACTACGACACGAGCGCAGTCGGCCAAAACGGCGTGGCGACGGCCCACATGCTGCCGGCGGCAACACTCGCCCAATACGGCAGACACTACAGCCAAGCGATGCCCGGATACAATGTTCCCGGTGCACCCTGGGTTACGCCATACCTCGTCCAGACTCCTCCACATATGCAACAGGTCGAC ATGATGCCATCGGCCGATCCAAGCAACCCACAATACAGCATGATCCCACAGCTTGCGACTCAGATGTCCACACTACATCTTGGCACTGGTTCC TACATAAGTCCACATCCGTACCCGTTCTCCTACCCGGCACCCAGCATCATCCACGCTCCAATGACCCTGGGCGATTCCGAGCAGACGAGCAACGCAGCGTCACCGGACGACTCCTATCAACAGTACCAGGCTCAGCAGCCCAA GTTCAACTACGCGGAGGGTTACACGAGTTAG
- the LOC100123149 gene encoding protein alan shepard isoform X8, whose amino-acid sequence MSVRMENVAAPRKLNNYKMMGPNAPRPAYTGANGGAAGGGGGGGGGGGGAGAGGGVGVGPAAGGGVQVGGGGGGATNHGGGGGGGGTGSGGGGGGLKTGGVAGGPRGGNPVQYRASGAAAAAAAAWGAAPSHAAAAAAAAAGYPPFTRYPSGAAAAAAAAAAQMPAVVSAQQIPPNPNPYSATTYAQHASYGGQRVPTASSPANTNSSSSSATGSQSGTMSTNLSNNAMQGQQSEQLSKTNLYIRGLNQNTTDKDLVNMCSQYGTITSTKAILDKNTNKCKGYGFVDFESPVAAEGAVKALVAKGIQAQMAKVGIWLIRRLASVRWLCMQIEQQEQDPTNLYIANLPLSFKENDVEGLLAQYGQVISTRILRDTSGQSKGVGFARMESKEKCEQIIQMFNGKALHGGKDPLLVKFADGGSKKKSLYKSTIWRETGDNMTLNYDTSAVGQNGVATAHMLPAATLAQYGRHYSQAMPGYNVPGAPWVTPYLVQTPPHMQQMMPSADPSNPQYSMIPQLATQMSTLHLGTGSYISPHPYPFSYPAPSIIHAPMTLGDSEQTSNAASPDDSYQQYQAQQPKFNYAEGYTS is encoded by the exons ATGTCCGTGAGAATGGAGAACGTGGCCGCGCCAAGGAAGCTCAACAATTACAAAATGATG GGTCCAAACGCGCCTCGGCCTGCGTACACGGGCGCTAACGGCGGTGCTGCCGGAGGCGGCGGGGGCGGCGGAGGCGGGGGCGGCGGAGCCGGTGCTGGTGGCGGAGTCGGCGTGGGACCGGCCGCGGGCGGCGGCGTCCAAgtcggcggtggcggcggcggcgcaacTAATCACGGgggtggcggcggcggtggtggtaccggtagcggcggcggcggcggaggccTGAAGACCGGCGGCGTGGCCGGGGGTCCCCGGGGCGGCAACCCCGTGCAGTACAGAGCTAGCGGAgcggccgcggcggcggctgcggccTGGGGAGCGGCGCCGAGTCACGCGGCAGCTgcggctgcagcggcggccgGCTATCCGCCGTTCACGAGGTACCCGAGTGGGGCGGCGGCCGCAGcggccgccgcggcggcgcagATGCCCGCGGTCGTCAGTGCCCAGCAGATACCGCCTAACCCCAACCCCTACAGTGCCACGACCTACGCCCAGCACGCGTCG TATGGAGGACAACGAGTTCCTACCGCCTCGTCACCGGCGAACACAAACAGTAGTTCTAGCAGTGCCACAGGTAGTCAAAGCGGGACGATGAGTACTAACCTTAGCAATAACGCGATGCAGGGCCAACAGTCGGAGCAGTTGTCGAAAACCAACCTCTACATACGTGGCCTCAACCAAAACACAACTGACAAGGATCTTGTTAATATGTGTTCTCA GTACGGAACTATTACTTCGACGAAGGCGATTCTGGACAAGAATACAAATAAATGTAAAG gtTATGGCTTTGTAGACTTTGAATCACCGGTGGCGGCAGAGGGTGCTGTCAAAGCCCTGGTCGCCAAGGGTATCCAAGCGCAGATGGCGAAAGTGGGTATCTGGTTGATCCGTAGACTGGCCAGTGTACGTTGGTTGTGCATGCAA ATTGAA CAACAGGAGCAGGACCCGACCAATCTGTATATTGCCAACTTGCCGCTGTCCTTCAAAGAGAACGATGTCGAAGGACTGCTCGCTCAGTACGGCCAAGTCATCTCCACGCGCATCCTTCGCGATACTTCCGGACAAAGTAAAGGCGTTGGATTTGCAAG GATGGAGTCCAAAGAAAAATGCGAACAAATTATACAGATGTTCAACGGTAAAGCGTTACACGGGGGCAAGGATCCTCTGTTAGTTAAATTTGCCGACGGCGGCAGCAAAAAGAAGTCTCTCTACAAGAGTACAATATGGAGGGAAACGGGTGAT AATATGACACTGAACTACGACACGAGCGCAGTCGGCCAAAACGGCGTGGCGACGGCCCACATGCTGCCGGCGGCAACACTCGCCCAATACGGCAGACACTACAGCCAAGCGATGCCCGGATACAATGTTCCCGGTGCACCCTGGGTTACGCCATACCTCGTCCAGACTCCTCCACATATGCAACAG ATGATGCCATCGGCCGATCCAAGCAACCCACAATACAGCATGATCCCACAGCTTGCGACTCAGATGTCCACACTACATCTTGGCACTGGTTCC TACATAAGTCCACATCCGTACCCGTTCTCCTACCCGGCACCCAGCATCATCCACGCTCCAATGACCCTGGGCGATTCCGAGCAGACGAGCAACGCAGCGTCACCGGACGACTCCTATCAACAGTACCAGGCTCAGCAGCCCAA GTTCAACTACGCGGAGGGTTACACGAGTTAG
- the LOC100123149 gene encoding protein alan shepard isoform X4 has translation MSVRMENVAAPRKLNNYKMMGPNAPRPAYTGANGGAAGGGGGGGGGGGGAGAGGGVGVGPAAGGGVQVGGGGGGATNHGGGGGGGGTGSGGGGGGLKTGGVAGGPRGGNPVQYRASGAAAAAAAAWGAAPSHAAAAAAAAAGYPPFTRYPSGAAAAAAAAAAQMPAVVSAQQIPPNPNPYSATTYAQHASYGGQRVPTASSPANTNSSSSSATGSQSGTMSTNLSNNAMQGQQSEQLSKTNLYIRGLNQNTTDKDLVNMCSQYGTITSTKAILDKNTNKCKGYGFVDFESPVAAEGAVKALVAKGIQAQMAKVGIWLIRRLASVRWLCMQIEQQEQDPTNLYIANLPLSFKENDVEGLLAQYGQVISTRILRDTSGQSKGVGFARMESKEKCEQIIQMFNGKALHGGKDPLLVKFADGGSKKKSLYKSTIWRETGDVSNSQNMTLNYDTSAVGQNGVATAHMLPAATLAQYGRHYSQAMPGYNVPGAPWVTPYLVQTPPHMQQMMPSADPSNPQYSMIPQLATQMSTLHLGTGSYISPHPYPFSYPAPSIIHAPMTLGDSEQTSNAASPDDSYQQYQAQQPKFNYAEGYTS, from the exons ATGTCCGTGAGAATGGAGAACGTGGCCGCGCCAAGGAAGCTCAACAATTACAAAATGATG GGTCCAAACGCGCCTCGGCCTGCGTACACGGGCGCTAACGGCGGTGCTGCCGGAGGCGGCGGGGGCGGCGGAGGCGGGGGCGGCGGAGCCGGTGCTGGTGGCGGAGTCGGCGTGGGACCGGCCGCGGGCGGCGGCGTCCAAgtcggcggtggcggcggcggcgcaacTAATCACGGgggtggcggcggcggtggtggtaccggtagcggcggcggcggcggaggccTGAAGACCGGCGGCGTGGCCGGGGGTCCCCGGGGCGGCAACCCCGTGCAGTACAGAGCTAGCGGAgcggccgcggcggcggctgcggccTGGGGAGCGGCGCCGAGTCACGCGGCAGCTgcggctgcagcggcggccgGCTATCCGCCGTTCACGAGGTACCCGAGTGGGGCGGCGGCCGCAGcggccgccgcggcggcgcagATGCCCGCGGTCGTCAGTGCCCAGCAGATACCGCCTAACCCCAACCCCTACAGTGCCACGACCTACGCCCAGCACGCGTCG TATGGAGGACAACGAGTTCCTACCGCCTCGTCACCGGCGAACACAAACAGTAGTTCTAGCAGTGCCACAGGTAGTCAAAGCGGGACGATGAGTACTAACCTTAGCAATAACGCGATGCAGGGCCAACAGTCGGAGCAGTTGTCGAAAACCAACCTCTACATACGTGGCCTCAACCAAAACACAACTGACAAGGATCTTGTTAATATGTGTTCTCA GTACGGAACTATTACTTCGACGAAGGCGATTCTGGACAAGAATACAAATAAATGTAAAG gtTATGGCTTTGTAGACTTTGAATCACCGGTGGCGGCAGAGGGTGCTGTCAAAGCCCTGGTCGCCAAGGGTATCCAAGCGCAGATGGCGAAAGTGGGTATCTGGTTGATCCGTAGACTGGCCAGTGTACGTTGGTTGTGCATGCAA ATTGAA CAACAGGAGCAGGACCCGACCAATCTGTATATTGCCAACTTGCCGCTGTCCTTCAAAGAGAACGATGTCGAAGGACTGCTCGCTCAGTACGGCCAAGTCATCTCCACGCGCATCCTTCGCGATACTTCCGGACAAAGTAAAGGCGTTGGATTTGCAAG GATGGAGTCCAAAGAAAAATGCGAACAAATTATACAGATGTTCAACGGTAAAGCGTTACACGGGGGCAAGGATCCTCTGTTAGTTAAATTTGCCGACGGCGGCAGCAAAAAGAAGTCTCTCTACAAGAGTACAATATGGAGGGAAACGGGTGATGTGAGTAATTCG CAGAATATGACACTGAACTACGACACGAGCGCAGTCGGCCAAAACGGCGTGGCGACGGCCCACATGCTGCCGGCGGCAACACTCGCCCAATACGGCAGACACTACAGCCAAGCGATGCCCGGATACAATGTTCCCGGTGCACCCTGGGTTACGCCATACCTCGTCCAGACTCCTCCACATATGCAACAG ATGATGCCATCGGCCGATCCAAGCAACCCACAATACAGCATGATCCCACAGCTTGCGACTCAGATGTCCACACTACATCTTGGCACTGGTTCC TACATAAGTCCACATCCGTACCCGTTCTCCTACCCGGCACCCAGCATCATCCACGCTCCAATGACCCTGGGCGATTCCGAGCAGACGAGCAACGCAGCGTCACCGGACGACTCCTATCAACAGTACCAGGCTCAGCAGCCCAA GTTCAACTACGCGGAGGGTTACACGAGTTAG
- the LOC100123149 gene encoding protein alan shepard isoform X27, whose amino-acid sequence MSVRMENVAAPRKLNNYKMMGPNAPRPAYTGANGGAAGGGGGGGGGGGGAGAGGGVGVGPAAGGGVQVGGGGGGATNHGGGGGGGGTGSGGGGGGLKTGGVAGGPRGGNPVQYRASGAAAAAAAAWGAAPSHAAAAAAAAAGYPPFTRYPSGAAAAAAAAAAQMPAVVSAQQIPPNPNPYSATTYAQHASYGGQRVPTASSPANTNSSSSSATGSQSGTMSTNLSNNAMQGQQSEQLSKTNLYIRGLNQNTTDKDLVNMCSQYGTITSTKAILDKNTNKCYGFVDFESPVAAEGAVKALVAKGIQAQMAKIEQQEQDPTNLYIANLPLSFKENDVEGLLAQYGQVISTRILRDTSGQSKGVGFARMESKEKCEQIIQMFNGKALHGGKDPLLVKFADGGSKKKSLYKSTIWRETGDVSNSQNMTLNYDTSAVGQNGVATAHMLPAATLAQYGRHYSQAMPGYNVPGAPWVTPYLVQTPPHMQQVDMMPSADPSNPQYSMIPQLATQMSTLHLGTGSYISPHPYPFSYPAPSIIHAPMTLGDSEQTSNAASPDDSYQQYQAQQPKFNYAEGYTS is encoded by the exons ATGTCCGTGAGAATGGAGAACGTGGCCGCGCCAAGGAAGCTCAACAATTACAAAATGATG GGTCCAAACGCGCCTCGGCCTGCGTACACGGGCGCTAACGGCGGTGCTGCCGGAGGCGGCGGGGGCGGCGGAGGCGGGGGCGGCGGAGCCGGTGCTGGTGGCGGAGTCGGCGTGGGACCGGCCGCGGGCGGCGGCGTCCAAgtcggcggtggcggcggcggcgcaacTAATCACGGgggtggcggcggcggtggtggtaccggtagcggcggcggcggcggaggccTGAAGACCGGCGGCGTGGCCGGGGGTCCCCGGGGCGGCAACCCCGTGCAGTACAGAGCTAGCGGAgcggccgcggcggcggctgcggccTGGGGAGCGGCGCCGAGTCACGCGGCAGCTgcggctgcagcggcggccgGCTATCCGCCGTTCACGAGGTACCCGAGTGGGGCGGCGGCCGCAGcggccgccgcggcggcgcagATGCCCGCGGTCGTCAGTGCCCAGCAGATACCGCCTAACCCCAACCCCTACAGTGCCACGACCTACGCCCAGCACGCGTCG TATGGAGGACAACGAGTTCCTACCGCCTCGTCACCGGCGAACACAAACAGTAGTTCTAGCAGTGCCACAGGTAGTCAAAGCGGGACGATGAGTACTAACCTTAGCAATAACGCGATGCAGGGCCAACAGTCGGAGCAGTTGTCGAAAACCAACCTCTACATACGTGGCCTCAACCAAAACACAACTGACAAGGATCTTGTTAATATGTGTTCTCA GTACGGAACTATTACTTCGACGAAGGCGATTCTGGACAAGAATACAAATAAAT gtTATGGCTTTGTAGACTTTGAATCACCGGTGGCGGCAGAGGGTGCTGTCAAAGCCCTGGTCGCCAAGGGTATCCAAGCGCAGATGGCGAAA ATTGAA CAACAGGAGCAGGACCCGACCAATCTGTATATTGCCAACTTGCCGCTGTCCTTCAAAGAGAACGATGTCGAAGGACTGCTCGCTCAGTACGGCCAAGTCATCTCCACGCGCATCCTTCGCGATACTTCCGGACAAAGTAAAGGCGTTGGATTTGCAAG GATGGAGTCCAAAGAAAAATGCGAACAAATTATACAGATGTTCAACGGTAAAGCGTTACACGGGGGCAAGGATCCTCTGTTAGTTAAATTTGCCGACGGCGGCAGCAAAAAGAAGTCTCTCTACAAGAGTACAATATGGAGGGAAACGGGTGATGTGAGTAATTCG CAGAATATGACACTGAACTACGACACGAGCGCAGTCGGCCAAAACGGCGTGGCGACGGCCCACATGCTGCCGGCGGCAACACTCGCCCAATACGGCAGACACTACAGCCAAGCGATGCCCGGATACAATGTTCCCGGTGCACCCTGGGTTACGCCATACCTCGTCCAGACTCCTCCACATATGCAACAGGTCGAC ATGATGCCATCGGCCGATCCAAGCAACCCACAATACAGCATGATCCCACAGCTTGCGACTCAGATGTCCACACTACATCTTGGCACTGGTTCC TACATAAGTCCACATCCGTACCCGTTCTCCTACCCGGCACCCAGCATCATCCACGCTCCAATGACCCTGGGCGATTCCGAGCAGACGAGCAACGCAGCGTCACCGGACGACTCCTATCAACAGTACCAGGCTCAGCAGCCCAA GTTCAACTACGCGGAGGGTTACACGAGTTAG
- the LOC100123149 gene encoding protein alan shepard isoform X5, which produces MSVRMENVAAPRKLNNYKMMGPNAPRPAYTGANGGAAGGGGGGGGGGGGAGAGGGVGVGPAAGGGVQVGGGGGGATNHGGGGGGGGTGSGGGGGGLKTGGVAGGPRGGNPVQYRASGAAAAAAAAWGAAPSHAAAAAAAAAGYPPFTRYPSGAAAAAAAAAAQMPAVVSAQQIPPNPNPYSATTYAQHASYGGQRVPTASSPANTNSSSSSATGSQSGTMSTNLSNNAMQGQQSEQLSKTNLYIRGLNQNTTDKDLVNMCSQYGTITSTKAILDKNTNKCYGFVDFESPVAAEGAVKALVAKGIQAQMAKVGIWLIRRLASVRWLCMQIEQQEQDPTNLYIANLPLSFKENDVEGLLAQYGQVISTRILRDTSGQSKGVGFARMESKEKCEQIIQMFNGKALHGGKDPLLVKFADGGSKKKSLYKSTIWRETGDVSNSQNMTLNYDTSAVGQNGVATAHMLPAATLAQYGRHYSQAMPGYNVPGAPWVTPYLVQTPPHMQQVDMMPSADPSNPQYSMIPQLATQMSTLHLGTGSYISPHPYPFSYPAPSIIHAPMTLGDSEQTSNAASPDDSYQQYQAQQPKFNYAEGYTS; this is translated from the exons ATGTCCGTGAGAATGGAGAACGTGGCCGCGCCAAGGAAGCTCAACAATTACAAAATGATG GGTCCAAACGCGCCTCGGCCTGCGTACACGGGCGCTAACGGCGGTGCTGCCGGAGGCGGCGGGGGCGGCGGAGGCGGGGGCGGCGGAGCCGGTGCTGGTGGCGGAGTCGGCGTGGGACCGGCCGCGGGCGGCGGCGTCCAAgtcggcggtggcggcggcggcgcaacTAATCACGGgggtggcggcggcggtggtggtaccggtagcggcggcggcggcggaggccTGAAGACCGGCGGCGTGGCCGGGGGTCCCCGGGGCGGCAACCCCGTGCAGTACAGAGCTAGCGGAgcggccgcggcggcggctgcggccTGGGGAGCGGCGCCGAGTCACGCGGCAGCTgcggctgcagcggcggccgGCTATCCGCCGTTCACGAGGTACCCGAGTGGGGCGGCGGCCGCAGcggccgccgcggcggcgcagATGCCCGCGGTCGTCAGTGCCCAGCAGATACCGCCTAACCCCAACCCCTACAGTGCCACGACCTACGCCCAGCACGCGTCG TATGGAGGACAACGAGTTCCTACCGCCTCGTCACCGGCGAACACAAACAGTAGTTCTAGCAGTGCCACAGGTAGTCAAAGCGGGACGATGAGTACTAACCTTAGCAATAACGCGATGCAGGGCCAACAGTCGGAGCAGTTGTCGAAAACCAACCTCTACATACGTGGCCTCAACCAAAACACAACTGACAAGGATCTTGTTAATATGTGTTCTCA GTACGGAACTATTACTTCGACGAAGGCGATTCTGGACAAGAATACAAATAAAT gtTATGGCTTTGTAGACTTTGAATCACCGGTGGCGGCAGAGGGTGCTGTCAAAGCCCTGGTCGCCAAGGGTATCCAAGCGCAGATGGCGAAAGTGGGTATCTGGTTGATCCGTAGACTGGCCAGTGTACGTTGGTTGTGCATGCAA ATTGAA CAACAGGAGCAGGACCCGACCAATCTGTATATTGCCAACTTGCCGCTGTCCTTCAAAGAGAACGATGTCGAAGGACTGCTCGCTCAGTACGGCCAAGTCATCTCCACGCGCATCCTTCGCGATACTTCCGGACAAAGTAAAGGCGTTGGATTTGCAAG GATGGAGTCCAAAGAAAAATGCGAACAAATTATACAGATGTTCAACGGTAAAGCGTTACACGGGGGCAAGGATCCTCTGTTAGTTAAATTTGCCGACGGCGGCAGCAAAAAGAAGTCTCTCTACAAGAGTACAATATGGAGGGAAACGGGTGATGTGAGTAATTCG CAGAATATGACACTGAACTACGACACGAGCGCAGTCGGCCAAAACGGCGTGGCGACGGCCCACATGCTGCCGGCGGCAACACTCGCCCAATACGGCAGACACTACAGCCAAGCGATGCCCGGATACAATGTTCCCGGTGCACCCTGGGTTACGCCATACCTCGTCCAGACTCCTCCACATATGCAACAGGTCGAC ATGATGCCATCGGCCGATCCAAGCAACCCACAATACAGCATGATCCCACAGCTTGCGACTCAGATGTCCACACTACATCTTGGCACTGGTTCC TACATAAGTCCACATCCGTACCCGTTCTCCTACCCGGCACCCAGCATCATCCACGCTCCAATGACCCTGGGCGATTCCGAGCAGACGAGCAACGCAGCGTCACCGGACGACTCCTATCAACAGTACCAGGCTCAGCAGCCCAA GTTCAACTACGCGGAGGGTTACACGAGTTAG
- the LOC100123149 gene encoding protein alan shepard isoform X26: MSVRMENVAAPRKLNNYKMMGPNAPRPAYTGANGGAAGGGGGGGGGGGGAGAGGGVGVGPAAGGGVQVGGGGGGATNHGGGGGGGGTGSGGGGGGLKTGGVAGGPRGGNPVQYRASGAAAAAAAAWGAAPSHAAAAAAAAAGYPPFTRYPSGAAAAAAAAAAQMPAVVSAQQIPPNPNPYSATTYAQHASYGGQRVPTASSPANTNSSSSSATGSQSGTMSTNLSNNAMQGQQSEQLSKTNLYIRGLNQNTTDKDLVNMCSQYGTITSTKAILDKNTNKCKGYGFVDFESPVAAEGAVKALVAKGIQAQMAKQQEQDPTNLYIANLPLSFKENDVEGLLAQYGQVISTRILRDTSGQSKGVGFARMESKEKCEQIIQMFNGKALHGGKDPLLVKFADGGSKKKSLYKSTIWRETGDVSNSQNMTLNYDTSAVGQNGVATAHMLPAATLAQYGRHYSQAMPGYNVPGAPWVTPYLVQTPPHMQQVDMMPSADPSNPQYSMIPQLATQMSTLHLGTGSYISPHPYPFSYPAPSIIHAPMTLGDSEQTSNAASPDDSYQQYQAQQPKFNYAEGYTS; encoded by the exons ATGTCCGTGAGAATGGAGAACGTGGCCGCGCCAAGGAAGCTCAACAATTACAAAATGATG GGTCCAAACGCGCCTCGGCCTGCGTACACGGGCGCTAACGGCGGTGCTGCCGGAGGCGGCGGGGGCGGCGGAGGCGGGGGCGGCGGAGCCGGTGCTGGTGGCGGAGTCGGCGTGGGACCGGCCGCGGGCGGCGGCGTCCAAgtcggcggtggcggcggcggcgcaacTAATCACGGgggtggcggcggcggtggtggtaccggtagcggcggcggcggcggaggccTGAAGACCGGCGGCGTGGCCGGGGGTCCCCGGGGCGGCAACCCCGTGCAGTACAGAGCTAGCGGAgcggccgcggcggcggctgcggccTGGGGAGCGGCGCCGAGTCACGCGGCAGCTgcggctgcagcggcggccgGCTATCCGCCGTTCACGAGGTACCCGAGTGGGGCGGCGGCCGCAGcggccgccgcggcggcgcagATGCCCGCGGTCGTCAGTGCCCAGCAGATACCGCCTAACCCCAACCCCTACAGTGCCACGACCTACGCCCAGCACGCGTCG TATGGAGGACAACGAGTTCCTACCGCCTCGTCACCGGCGAACACAAACAGTAGTTCTAGCAGTGCCACAGGTAGTCAAAGCGGGACGATGAGTACTAACCTTAGCAATAACGCGATGCAGGGCCAACAGTCGGAGCAGTTGTCGAAAACCAACCTCTACATACGTGGCCTCAACCAAAACACAACTGACAAGGATCTTGTTAATATGTGTTCTCA GTACGGAACTATTACTTCGACGAAGGCGATTCTGGACAAGAATACAAATAAATGTAAAG gtTATGGCTTTGTAGACTTTGAATCACCGGTGGCGGCAGAGGGTGCTGTCAAAGCCCTGGTCGCCAAGGGTATCCAAGCGCAGATGGCGAAA CAACAGGAGCAGGACCCGACCAATCTGTATATTGCCAACTTGCCGCTGTCCTTCAAAGAGAACGATGTCGAAGGACTGCTCGCTCAGTACGGCCAAGTCATCTCCACGCGCATCCTTCGCGATACTTCCGGACAAAGTAAAGGCGTTGGATTTGCAAG GATGGAGTCCAAAGAAAAATGCGAACAAATTATACAGATGTTCAACGGTAAAGCGTTACACGGGGGCAAGGATCCTCTGTTAGTTAAATTTGCCGACGGCGGCAGCAAAAAGAAGTCTCTCTACAAGAGTACAATATGGAGGGAAACGGGTGATGTGAGTAATTCG CAGAATATGACACTGAACTACGACACGAGCGCAGTCGGCCAAAACGGCGTGGCGACGGCCCACATGCTGCCGGCGGCAACACTCGCCCAATACGGCAGACACTACAGCCAAGCGATGCCCGGATACAATGTTCCCGGTGCACCCTGGGTTACGCCATACCTCGTCCAGACTCCTCCACATATGCAACAGGTCGAC ATGATGCCATCGGCCGATCCAAGCAACCCACAATACAGCATGATCCCACAGCTTGCGACTCAGATGTCCACACTACATCTTGGCACTGGTTCC TACATAAGTCCACATCCGTACCCGTTCTCCTACCCGGCACCCAGCATCATCCACGCTCCAATGACCCTGGGCGATTCCGAGCAGACGAGCAACGCAGCGTCACCGGACGACTCCTATCAACAGTACCAGGCTCAGCAGCCCAA GTTCAACTACGCGGAGGGTTACACGAGTTAG